A portion of the Mesoplasma entomophilum genome contains these proteins:
- the tmk gene encoding dTMP kinase, translating to MFITIEGMDGSGKTTALLRVKKHLEDLNYKVVMTREPGGLPISEKIRDLILNKDSQGMEPWTEALLFIAARKEHLEKVIKPYLKQGYIVISDRFMDSTTAYQGGARGLGVDYLNELQKTILEGFLPDLTLYFELSFEDAEKRLSGRHDEKNRLDEEGRKFKESVKQAFEDLSKKETQRITVIDASKTPDEVFEQTKNVILEKIELWKKEKH from the coding sequence ATGTTCATAACAATTGAGGGAATGGACGGTAGCGGTAAAACAACTGCGTTATTGAGAGTTAAAAAACATTTAGAAGATTTAAACTACAAGGTTGTTATGACAAGAGAACCGGGTGGTTTACCAATTTCTGAAAAAATCAGAGATCTTATATTGAATAAAGATAGTCAAGGCATGGAGCCATGAACAGAAGCTTTACTTTTTATTGCAGCCAGAAAAGAACATCTTGAAAAAGTAATCAAACCTTATCTTAAACAAGGTTATATAGTTATTTCTGATAGATTTATGGATTCAACAACAGCATATCAAGGTGGAGCAAGAGGACTTGGCGTAGATTATTTAAATGAATTACAAAAAACTATTTTGGAAGGATTTTTGCCAGATTTAACTTTGTATTTTGAATTAAGTTTTGAAGATGCTGAAAAAAGACTTTCTGGGAGACATGATGAAAAAAATAGATTAGATGAAGAAGGAAGAAAATTTAAAGAATCTGTAAAACAAGCATTTGAGGACTTGTCAAAAAAAGAAACACAAAGAATAACTGTTATTGATGCGTCAAAAACACCTGATGAAGTTTTTGAACAAACTAAAAATGTTATTTTAGAAAAGATAGAATTATGAAAAAAAGAGAAGCACTAG
- the tilS gene encoding tRNA lysidine(34) synthetase TilS, protein MQRFKINTSLSYLVGVSGGPDSMFMLNELIKMNVKDLVVCHVNYKFRNDSDNDQKIVEKFCEKNNLKLEKLVIEQDYSLLKENFESWARKIRYDFFVEVSKKHNIKNVLIAHNRNDLVETFLLQQERKSYVKHYGLNKTSMYKDLIIVRPMLNILKSEILVALKEEKVAYAVDSTNEDIKYKRNKIRAELSENSFNKIEKEINLLNSELEKISLQVDWYVNNNMSADELKINKNLQEKNLEFIQRTIYKWLEILKKDFIIQNRRNKTIFEIAKNIKVSEKVFWEINIGDFSIIKDYENLFLIKTEIIQPKTFVINSKQDLYLAEEFINWLDLVNAIKRNKENYPYVITNDFLKYKIDTYTFGKKTNRYLIDKKIRYKNRMLKAVVYSKRAMKILNTIK, encoded by the coding sequence ATGCAAAGATTTAAAATAAATACGTCTCTTTCATATTTAGTTGGAGTTTCTGGTGGGCCTGATAGCATGTTTATGTTGAACGAACTAATTAAAATGAATGTAAAAGATTTAGTTGTTTGTCATGTTAATTATAAATTTAGAAATGATTCAGATAATGATCAAAAAATAGTTGAAAAATTTTGTGAAAAAAATAATTTGAAATTAGAAAAACTTGTAATTGAGCAGGACTACTCTTTACTTAAAGAAAATTTTGAAAGTTGAGCTAGAAAAATTAGATATGATTTTTTTGTTGAAGTTTCCAAAAAACACAATATTAAAAATGTATTAATAGCCCACAATAGAAATGATTTAGTTGAAACTTTTTTATTACAGCAAGAAAGAAAAAGCTATGTTAAACATTATGGTTTAAATAAAACTTCTATGTATAAAGATTTAATTATTGTTAGACCAATGTTAAACATTTTAAAATCAGAAATTTTAGTTGCTTTAAAAGAAGAAAAAGTAGCGTATGCAGTTGATTCAACAAATGAAGATATCAAATATAAAAGAAATAAAATAAGAGCAGAGTTATCTGAAAACTCTTTCAATAAAATTGAAAAAGAAATAAATTTGCTAAACTCTGAACTCGAAAAAATAAGTTTGCAAGTTGATTGATATGTTAACAATAACATGTCAGCTGATGAACTTAAAATTAATAAAAATCTGCAAGAAAAAAATCTTGAGTTTATTCAGAGAACTATTTACAAATGATTAGAAATATTAAAAAAAGATTTTATTATTCAAAATAGAAGAAACAAAACAATTTTTGAAATAGCTAAAAATATAAAAGTATCTGAAAAAGTTTTTTGAGAAATAAACATAGGTGATTTTTCAATAATAAAAGATTATGAAAACTTGTTTTTAATTAAGACTGAAATAATACAACCAAAAACCTTTGTAATTAATTCAAAACAAGATTTATACCTTGCAGAAGAATTCATAAATTGATTAGACTTAGTTAATGCAATTAAACGTAATAAAGAAAATTATCCGTATGTTATTACAAACGATTTTCTAAAATATAAAATAGACACTTATACTTTTGGCAAAAAAACAAATAGATATTTAATTGATAAAAAAATTAGATACAAAAATAGGATGCTAAAAGCAGTTGTTTATAGTAAGAGAGCAATGAAAATCTTGAATACTATTAAGTAG
- the ftsH gene encoding ATP-dependent zinc metalloprotease FtsH, translated as MKTKKSKSTLWFWLIILLAVIVTIIIIAVTVKGTTQVWSDATFTNWIGKHQPNINPKADQYWKNVMVYYGTNNTAVVKGTFFLEETGKNVNFVVYLTQTRFNDIMAGNPYPWPTLVYQGSVGMALLVSLAPLLIYVLLFGGIIWFMMKGSAGAGAGAGNIFGMGKNRARAEKSDVKFANVAGIEEEKSELVELVDYLKFPAKYAEAGARAPKGVLMEGPPGTGKTLLAKAVAGEAGVSFFSIAGSEFEEMFVGVGASRVREMFNDAKKAAPAIIFIDEIDAVGRKRNNGMGSGGNEQTLNQLLVEMDGFGTNSGIIVMAATNRADVLDPALLRPGRFDRVIQVSLPDIKERKAILELHAKGKKIDSSVDWYRVAERTPGFSGAQLENVLNEAAILMVREKRDIITITEIDEAIDRVVGGPAKKSRAMTKQDKDIVSYHESGHALIGLKLDSASKVQKVTIIPRGNAGGYTIMTPKDETVFSSKKDLFATIAGYLGGRAAEEIMFGKENVTTGAHDDLDKATNIARRMVVQFGMSSLGMTKYLTMAEESYGKMEGTYSDETAARIDAEISKILEESYKIALKIIKENMETLELLAESLRVLETITAEQIEYINKNKKLPEEVLEQKNRMAKEDEKIKKGEIIDIKVEDLDIEE; from the coding sequence ATGAAGACTAAAAAAAGTAAGTCAACTTTATGGTTTTGGTTAATAATCTTATTAGCTGTTATAGTTACAATAATAATTATTGCCGTTACTGTTAAAGGAACAACTCAGGTATGAAGTGATGCAACATTCACTAATTGGATCGGAAAGCATCAGCCAAATATTAACCCCAAAGCTGACCAATATTGAAAAAATGTAATGGTTTATTATGGAACAAATAATACAGCCGTTGTTAAAGGAACATTTTTCTTAGAAGAGACGGGTAAAAATGTTAATTTTGTTGTCTATTTAACACAAACTAGATTTAATGATATAATGGCCGGTAATCCTTATCCTTGACCAACACTTGTTTACCAAGGTTCAGTTGGAATGGCACTATTAGTTTCATTAGCACCATTATTAATTTATGTATTATTATTTGGTGGAATAATTTGATTCATGATGAAAGGTTCTGCTGGAGCAGGAGCTGGAGCAGGAAATATTTTTGGTATGGGTAAAAATAGAGCTCGTGCTGAAAAATCAGATGTTAAATTTGCTAACGTTGCAGGTATTGAAGAAGAAAAATCAGAATTAGTTGAATTAGTTGATTATCTAAAATTCCCTGCAAAATATGCAGAAGCTGGAGCTAGAGCACCAAAAGGTGTTTTAATGGAGGGTCCACCAGGAACTGGTAAGACTTTACTTGCAAAAGCTGTAGCTGGAGAAGCTGGAGTTTCATTCTTCTCAATAGCTGGTTCTGAATTTGAAGAAATGTTTGTTGGTGTTGGAGCAAGTCGTGTTCGTGAAATGTTCAATGATGCTAAAAAAGCAGCACCTGCAATTATATTCATTGATGAAATTGATGCAGTAGGTAGAAAAAGAAATAATGGAATGGGTTCAGGAGGAAATGAACAAACATTAAACCAATTATTGGTTGAAATGGATGGATTTGGAACTAACTCAGGAATCATTGTTATGGCTGCAACAAACCGTGCAGATGTATTAGACCCAGCTTTATTAAGACCAGGACGTTTTGATAGAGTTATTCAAGTTTCATTACCTGATATTAAAGAACGTAAAGCTATTTTAGAATTACATGCTAAAGGTAAAAAAATTGATAGTTCAGTTGATTGATATAGAGTTGCTGAAAGAACTCCAGGTTTCTCTGGTGCTCAATTAGAAAACGTTTTAAACGAAGCTGCAATTTTAATGGTTAGAGAAAAACGTGACATTATTACAATTACTGAAATTGATGAAGCGATTGATCGTGTAGTTGGTGGACCAGCTAAAAAATCACGTGCAATGACTAAACAAGATAAAGACATTGTTTCATATCATGAATCAGGACATGCATTAATTGGATTAAAACTTGATAGTGCATCAAAAGTTCAAAAAGTTACAATTATTCCGCGTGGTAATGCAGGTGGTTATACAATTATGACGCCAAAAGATGAAACTGTATTTTCTTCTAAAAAAGATTTATTTGCAACAATTGCTGGATATTTAGGTGGTAGAGCCGCTGAAGAAATTATGTTTGGAAAAGAAAACGTAACAACAGGTGCTCATGACGATTTAGATAAAGCAACAAACATTGCTAGAAGAATGGTTGTTCAATTTGGTATGTCAAGTTTAGGTATGACAAAATACTTAACAATGGCTGAAGAATCATACGGTAAAATGGAAGGTACATATTCTGATGAAACTGCAGCTAGAATTGATGCTGAAATTTCAAAAATTCTTGAAGAGTCTTATAAAATTGCTTTAAAAATAATTAAAGAAAATATGGAAACTTTAGAATTATTAGCAGAATCATTAAGAGTGCTTGAAACAATCACCGCAGAACAAATCGAATACATTAATAAAAATAAAAAATTACCAGAAGAAGTTTTAGAGCAAAAAAACAGAATGGCTAAAGAGGATGAAAAAATCAAAAAGGGTGAAATCATCGACATTAAAGTAGAAGATTTAGATATTGAGGAATAA
- the mnmG gene encoding tRNA uridine-5-carboxymethylaminomethyl(34) synthesis enzyme MnmG, with amino-acid sequence MKKHFDVIVIGGGHAGVEAALASARLNKKTALINLYKDRIAAMPCNPSIGGPAKGIVVREIDALGGEMAKAADKTALQTKLLNSSRGPGVWALRVQSDKEEYSKYMQNIVEGESNLELIEAIASDLIIEDNSVKGVVLNNGEIINASCVILTTGTYLKSEILTGHEKYSSGPNEEPTSNGISLSLKKAGVELFRFKTGTPPRIFKNSVDLSKAIEEPGTNAKLAFSFSTDQYTPIENQELCYLIHSTPKTKKIIEDNLTKSAMYSGKVESIGPRYCPSFEDKIVRFSSKETHQIFIEPESLKGDAWYIQGFSTSMPTDVQLLMIRSLPGFEKAEVKTWAYAIEYDCINPIQLKPSLELKNISNLFTAGQINGTSGYEEAAGQGLIAGINASRKVDNLEPLILRRDEAYIGVMIDDLINKGVWEPYRLLTSRAEHRLLLRNDNAELRLKEKGFEIGLIKDHEYNKYLKYTQEINEAIKELEEIRFTPKSKLAIELKELGQADLNHGYSGIEILKIPTVDINVMIPHIKSLQSLKNNQLQSIVIETRFAGYVKTERKTVERLIKLEKKKIPSNIDYDKIENLATEARQKLKKVMPLNIGQASRITGVNPADIQMLLFYLKNNYANEQM; translated from the coding sequence ATGAAAAAACATTTTGATGTTATTGTAATTGGTGGTGGTCACGCTGGTGTTGAAGCTGCATTAGCTTCAGCAAGATTAAATAAAAAGACTGCACTTATTAATTTATACAAAGACAGAATAGCTGCTATGCCTTGTAATCCAAGTATTGGAGGACCTGCTAAAGGGATTGTAGTAAGAGAGATTGATGCTTTGGGTGGAGAAATGGCTAAAGCCGCTGATAAAACTGCTTTGCAAACCAAACTTCTTAATTCTTCTAGAGGTCCTGGAGTATGAGCTCTTAGAGTTCAATCAGATAAAGAAGAGTATTCAAAATATATGCAAAATATTGTTGAAGGAGAATCTAATTTAGAATTAATTGAAGCAATTGCGTCTGATCTTATTATTGAGGACAATTCAGTAAAAGGTGTAGTTTTAAATAATGGTGAAATTATTAATGCTTCTTGTGTTATTTTAACTACTGGAACATATCTTAAATCTGAAATATTAACGGGTCATGAAAAATATTCTTCAGGCCCAAATGAAGAACCAACATCAAATGGAATAAGTCTATCATTAAAAAAAGCGGGCGTTGAACTATTTAGATTCAAAACTGGAACACCTCCAAGAATTTTTAAAAACTCTGTAGATCTTTCTAAAGCTATTGAAGAGCCAGGAACCAATGCAAAATTAGCTTTCAGTTTTTCTACAGATCAATATACTCCAATTGAAAACCAGGAACTTTGTTATTTAATTCACTCAACACCAAAAACAAAAAAAATCATTGAAGATAACTTAACAAAGTCTGCTATGTACTCTGGAAAAGTTGAATCGATAGGGCCAAGATATTGTCCAAGTTTTGAAGATAAAATTGTAAGGTTTTCGTCAAAAGAAACTCATCAAATTTTTATTGAACCAGAATCACTAAAAGGAGATGCATGATATATTCAAGGTTTTTCAACATCAATGCCAACTGATGTTCAATTACTTATGATTAGATCTTTACCAGGATTCGAAAAGGCAGAAGTTAAAACTTGAGCTTATGCAATTGAGTATGATTGCATAAATCCAATTCAATTAAAACCGTCATTAGAATTGAAGAATATTAGTAACTTATTTACAGCTGGGCAAATAAATGGGACAAGTGGATATGAGGAAGCTGCAGGACAAGGTCTAATAGCAGGAATAAATGCATCAAGAAAAGTTGATAATTTAGAACCATTAATTTTAAGAAGAGATGAAGCATATATTGGTGTAATGATTGATGACTTAATTAATAAGGGGGTTTGAGAACCTTACAGACTTTTAACAAGTAGAGCAGAACATAGATTGCTTTTAAGAAATGATAATGCTGAACTTAGATTAAAAGAAAAAGGTTTTGAAATTGGATTAATTAAGGATCATGAATACAATAAATATTTAAAATACACGCAAGAAATAAATGAAGCAATTAAAGAGTTAGAAGAAATTAGATTTACGCCCAAATCAAAACTTGCTATTGAGTTAAAAGAACTAGGACAAGCTGATTTAAATCATGGATATAGTGGTATTGAGATCTTAAAAATACCAACTGTTGATATCAATGTTATGATTCCACACATTAAGTCTTTACAGAGTTTAAAAAATAATCAATTGCAATCAATTGTTATTGAAACTAGATTTGCAGGATATGTTAAAACTGAAAGAAAAACAGTTGAAAGATTAATTAAACTGGAAAAGAAAAAAATACCATCAAATATTGACTACGATAAGATTGAAAACTTGGCTACTGAAGCTAGACAAAAGTTAAAAAAAGTAATGCCTTTAAATATAGGGCAGGCATCTAGAATTACTGGGGTGAATCCTGCAGACATACAAATGCTGTTGTTTTACCTTAAAAATAACTATGCCAACGAACAAATGTAA
- a CDS encoding HU family DNA-binding protein, with the protein MSIEMKNKKHTRSIGLIFVLVLFIALVIAFKLINQVTNGTSDWFKTITESGLVEKKYIDAAWFTGNGGLSHFFSGPMGFKSLAQFKLAAKLGTEGYITFLLPIFWDLLINWIAIVGIIFLVVSIIMSFVRENKINKILSEKGSTTAIEEVKEISREEIKQEAIKLEEKLEEEVIVKKPVKKKVKKPTVKKATEVKVAEAKPVAKKEATKKPAGKDEEIEVVETKLPVKKETTKKSVAAKKVAEPKAEKVKVGKEKVAPVVISSKTESMYVIKKRYNQVSKKDILIKLEKAHPEFSKKSVKEVVNSAFEVMTTAILKNEEIIISNFGKLTKVHKEAKKGKNPSTGAIIDIPASNTVKFKANKHLKENMSKGKWTGLTKVKKEIKK; encoded by the coding sequence ATGTCAATTGAAATGAAAAATAAAAAACATACAAGATCAATTGGTTTAATATTTGTTTTAGTTTTATTTATAGCTTTAGTAATTGCTTTTAAACTTATAAACCAAGTTACAAATGGAACATCAGATTGATTTAAAACAATCACTGAATCTGGTCTTGTTGAAAAAAAATACATTGATGCAGCATGATTTACAGGAAATGGAGGATTAAGTCATTTTTTCTCAGGACCTATGGGATTTAAATCATTAGCTCAGTTTAAATTGGCAGCAAAGTTGGGAACTGAAGGATATATCACATTCTTATTGCCAATTTTCTGAGACTTATTAATTAATTGAATTGCAATTGTAGGAATAATTTTCTTAGTTGTTTCAATAATTATGAGTTTTGTTAGAGAAAACAAAATTAACAAAATTCTTTCTGAAAAAGGATCTACAACAGCTATTGAAGAAGTTAAAGAAATTTCAAGAGAAGAAATCAAACAAGAAGCAATTAAATTAGAAGAAAAATTGGAAGAAGAAGTTATTGTTAAAAAACCGGTTAAAAAGAAAGTTAAAAAACCTACTGTTAAAAAAGCAACTGAAGTTAAAGTTGCTGAAGCAAAACCAGTAGCTAAAAAAGAAGCAACTAAAAAACCTGCTGGTAAAGATGAAGAAATTGAAGTTGTTGAAACAAAATTACCAGTTAAAAAAGAAACAACTAAAAAATCAGTAGCTGCAAAAAAAGTAGCTGAACCTAAAGCTGAAAAAGTTAAGGTTGGTAAAGAAAAAGTAGCTCCAGTAGTTATTTCTTCAAAAACTGAATCAATGTATGTAATTAAAAAACGTTATAACCAAGTTTCTAAAAAGGATATTTTAATTAAATTAGAAAAAGCTCATCCTGAATTTAGTAAAAAATCAGTTAAGGAAGTTGTTAATAGCGCTTTCGAAGTTATGACTACTGCAATTTTAAAAAATGAAGAAATTATTATCTCAAATTTTGGAAAACTTACAAAAGTTCATAAAGAAGCTAAAAAAGGTAAAAATCCATCAACAGGTGCTATCATTGACATTCCAGCTTCAAATACAGTTAAATTTAAAGCTAATAAACATTTAAAAGAGAATATGTCAAAAGGTAAATGAACAGGATTAACAAAAGTTAAAAAAGAAATAAAAAAATAA
- a CDS encoding tRNA1(Val) (adenine(37)-N6)-methyltransferase translates to MKILNDLLGYENRKIYQDSEMFNFTLDSILIARFVNLKSGINKIVDFGTNNAVIPLIVSKYTNAKIVGVEIQEKAAALAVENIKLNNLENQVEIVNSDIKNYAKEMANKFDAVICNPPFFKKHEESKVKKISEEVVNARHETLITLEEIIKNAGLILKNGGSFTLVHRPERTGEIINLLYKYKFAPKRMQFVHSKAGEEAKTILLDAILEGNEGMQIIKPLISHKEDESYTNELLKYFKD, encoded by the coding sequence ATGAAAATTTTGAATGATTTACTAGGGTATGAAAATAGAAAAATTTATCAAGATTCTGAAATGTTTAACTTTACATTAGACAGCATTCTTATAGCAAGATTTGTAAATTTGAAGAGTGGAATAAATAAAATTGTTGATTTTGGCACTAATAATGCAGTTATACCTTTAATAGTTTCAAAATATACAAATGCAAAAATTGTTGGAGTTGAAATTCAAGAAAAGGCAGCAGCTTTAGCAGTTGAAAACATAAAATTAAATAATCTTGAGAATCAAGTTGAAATTGTTAATTCTGATATTAAAAACTATGCGAAAGAAATGGCCAACAAATTTGATGCAGTAATATGTAATCCGCCATTTTTTAAAAAACACGAGGAATCAAAAGTAAAAAAGATTAGCGAAGAAGTTGTTAACGCAAGACATGAGACTTTGATTACTCTTGAAGAGATAATAAAAAATGCAGGATTGATTTTAAAAAATGGCGGCTCTTTTACATTAGTTCATAGACCTGAAAGAACAGGCGAAATAATTAATTTACTTTATAAATATAAATTTGCACCTAAAAGAATGCAATTTGTACATTCAAAAGCTGGAGAAGAAGCTAAAACAATTTTATTGGATGCAATTTTAGAAGGAAATGAAGGAATGCAAATAATCAAGCCTTTAATTTCACATAAAGAAGATGAATCATATACTAACGAATTATTGAAATATTTTAAGGATTAA